A single region of the Garra rufa chromosome 20, GarRuf1.0, whole genome shotgun sequence genome encodes:
- the rps15 gene encoding small ribosomal subunit protein uS19, translating into MADAEQKKKRTFRKFTYRGVDLDQLLDMSYEQLMQLYCARQRRRLNRGLRRKQQSLLKRLRKAKKEAPPMEKPEVVKTHLRDMVILPEMVGSMVGVYNGKTFNQVEIKPEMIGHYLGEFSITYKPVKHGRPGIGATHSSRFIPLK; encoded by the exons ATG GCGGATGCTGAGCAGAAGAAGAAGCGTACTTTCAGGAAATTCACCTACAGAGGTGTGGACCTGGACCAGCTGCTGGACATGTCCTA TGAGCAGCTGATGCAGCTGTACTGTGCCAGACAGAGGAGAAGGCTGAACCGCGGCCTCAGGAGGAAGCAGCAGTCTCTCCTCAAGCGCCTCCGCAAGGCCAAGAAGGAGGCACCTCCTATGGAGAAACCAGAGGTGGTGAAAACTCACCTGAGAGACATGGTCATCCTGCCGGAGATGGTTGGCTCCATGGTCGGCGTGTACAACGGCAAGACCTTCAACCAGGTTGAAATCAAG CCTGAGATGATTGGTCATTACCTTGGAGAGTTCTCCATCACATACAAGCCTGTCAAACACGGTCGTCCTGGTATTGGAGCCACTCATTCTTCCCGCTTCATTCCTCTGAAGTAA